The genomic window GCCGATCAGGGTGGCCGTATCGGGCAGTTCGCCCGCGAGCAGAAAGCCCAGCAGACTCGAGAGCAGAGGGGTCACGAACATGTAGTTGCTCACCGAGGATGTGTTTCCGGCCTTCTCGAAAGCTTTCGACCAGGCGACGTAGGCGATGGCGCTGGAAAAGACGGAGAGCATGGCGAGGTTGAAGAGCTGGGAAGGAGGCGCTGATGCCAGTTCCAGAAAGGATTGGGGCGCAAAGACGGCGAGCATGGCGGTTCCGGCCATGATGCTGTAGGTGGCGGTCTGCAGCCCCGAGTATCTTTTCGTCAGCCCCTTCTGGAGGAGGTTGTAAACGCTGAGGACCAGCGCGGCCATGAGCAGCCAGAGGATCCCCCTGTTTACGGTGAATGCACCCTTCATGAGCGAAAGGATCAGGATGCCGCCGAACTCCACGGCAAAGGCTGCCCATTGGAGCATTCCCACCCTTTCGCCCTGGAACAGGACGGCGAGGAGTGCGGTGATCACCGGAGCGGAGGAAATGATAATACTGCTGGTGGCCGAGGTGACGGTGAGCGACCCCTGGTTGAAGGCCCCCAGGTAAAGAAAGAAACCCGCGGCTCCGGCTGCTGCGAAGTACTTGAGGTCTTCCCTCCGGGGGAGCTTCATTCCGGTGCGGAAGCCCGCCGCGCCGAGGATGCAGGAGGCTATGAGGCAGCGCAGAAAACCGAGGGAGAGGGGCGAAAAGTGCCCCAGGGCCAGGCGGGTGAAGACATAGGCCAGGGACCAGCAGAAAATGGCTGTAAATGCGTAGGGGTGGTAGCTTCGCAGAATGTTCAGCAACGGCACCTCCCCGGACGGGACAAGCCCTGCGGAGGGCGGCAGGTTCTCCGCAGGGCTTCAGGGTCAGGATAGAGGATCGTCGTTCCTGAAGCGGGGGAATCAGAGCACATAGGTTCCCGAGACGGTGTTCCCTCCCCGCTCCGTCCAGTTGGTATGGAAAAATTTGCCTCTTTCGGCGTCGAGCCTCTGGTACATGTGGGCGCCGAAGTAGTCCCGCTGGGCCTGCAGCAGGTTCGCGGGAAGGAATTCGCTGGTGTATCCGTCGAAGTAGGCCAGGCCGGAGCTCATGGAGGGGATGGGGATGCCGTGCATGATGGC from Aminivibrio pyruvatiphilus includes these protein-coding regions:
- a CDS encoding DMT family transporter, translating into MLNILRSYHPYAFTAIFCWSLAYVFTRLALGHFSPLSLGFLRCLIASCILGAAGFRTGMKLPRREDLKYFAAAGAAGFFLYLGAFNQGSLTVTSATSSIIISSAPVITALLAVLFQGERVGMLQWAAFAVEFGGILILSLMKGAFTVNRGILWLLMAALVLSVYNLLQKGLTKRYSGLQTATYSIMAGTAMLAVFAPQSFLELASAPPSQLFNLAMLSVFSSAIAYVAWSKAFEKAGNTSSVSNYMFVTPLLSSLLGFLLAGELPDTATLIGGAVILSGLALFNLGRRHHNGG